The following is a genomic window from Chitinophaga caseinilytica.
GGATCAGGGAATGTAGCGCATTGTTTTGGTCACCTCATGAAGCTGCACGGCCATCCTGTAAAGCAGGTGATCAGCCGTAACAAGGACAACGCCCGGGTGCTGGCGGAATCCCTCGGCGCCGAATCTTCCGGCGACCTGATGGACATTCATATGGAGGCAGACGTGTACCTCCTGGCCGTGGGAGACGATGCCCTCGCCCAGCTGAACAACGATCTCCGCCTGGGCCGCCGCATCGTGGTGCACACCGCGGGCGCCGTTCCCCTGTCGGCCATCGGCAATATTTCCACCAACACGGGCGTATTATACCCCTTGCAAAGCATCCGGAAGGAGAATAAGTCCTACCCCGAAATCCCCCTCATGCTGGAAGCCTCGTCTGACGAAGTGCAGAAGCGCCTCCTGGCCCTGGCTCAGAGCATCAGCGGCTCCATTTCCATCATGAACTCCGAACAACGGCTCCAGATGCACCTGGCCGCCGTTTTCTGCAATAATTTCACCAACCACCTCATCGCCCTCGCCAAATTCTATTGCGAACAGGAAGGGCGCGATTTCCAGTTGCTGGCGCCCCTCATCCGGGAAACTTTCCAGCGGCTCGACAAGTTCCCGCCGGAAAGCGTACAAACCGGCCCGGCGGTCAGGAACGACGAAAAAACCATGGCCCTGCACGAATCCCTGCTCGTCAATTACCCCTCCATGGCCCAGATTTACCCGTTGCTGTCGGAAAGTATTCTCCAGTTCCATAAATGATTGGCGGTCTCCCGATTAACGAATATTTTTGCGCACCGGCCCCCCGGCCGGCCAACGCAGAAACGACAGATTGATAGTTATGAACGTATTGGAACATTTTTCCCGCATCCGCACTTTCGTGTTCGACGTAGACGGTGTGCTGACCGACGGAACGGTACAGCTGCTGCCCGGCGGCGAACTGAGCCGTAAAATGAGCATCCGCGACGGGTACGCCCTGCAGCTGGCGGTGAAGAAAGGCTACCGGATCGCCATTATTTCCGGCGGAAGGTCGGAAAGTGTGGTATCGAGGCTCAACGGACTGGGGATCAGCGACGTGTTTACCGGCGTGGCCGACAAAGTGGAGAGGCTGGAGGCCTATGCCCTGGAGCACGATCTTGTTTGGGACGAGATCCTGTTCATGGGAGACGATATCCCCGATTACCGCGCCATGCAGCTGGTAGGGCTGGCAACCTGCCCGGCAGATGCGGCGCCGGAGATCAAATCCATCAGCCGTTACATTTCGCCCATCACCGGTGGGGCAGGATGCGCGCGCGACGTCATCGAAAAGGTGCTGAAGCTCAATGGCGACTGGCAGCTCGACGAGGGCATCAGCGCCAGGTAGCCCAATCCGAAATCACTTCCATAAAAACATATAATGACCCTTATCGCAGCTTTTTTCAGGATGATCCGGTATCCGAACCTGATCTACATCGCGCTCACGCAGTTGCTGTTGCAGTTTTGCGTGGTGGCGCCCGTGCTGCAGAAAAGCGGGCTCGAGCCCTCCCTTACCTGGCCGCATTTCGTGCTGCTCTGCATTTCCACGCTGATGGTGGCGGCAGGCGGCTATATCATCAACGATTATTTCGACATCAATATAGACCTGGTCAACAAGCCGGAAAAAATGGTGGTGGAAAAGATCATCAACCGCCGCTGGGCCATGGCCTGGCATACCATGCTCAACATGGCCGGGGTTTCCATCGGTTTCCTCGTGGCGTTCAAGATCGGCCAGTTTTACCTGGGCTTCATCCAGGTGATCTGCACCATGTTGCTGTGGTTCTATTCCACGTCGTTCAAGCGCCAGGTGATCATCGGCAATGTCGTGATCTCGCTGCTGACGGCGCTCAGCGTTGTGGTGGTGGGTTTTTACGAGAAACAGATTTATGAGAGCTTCGAGGCGATCATGTCGCCCGCAGGCCGGAAGCTCATCCAGGTCATCGGCATTTACGCATTGTTCGCGTTCCTGTTGTCCATGATCCGGGAGATCGTGAAGGATATGGAAGACATGATCGGCGACAGCAAAGACGGTTGCCGGACGCTGCCCATCGTTTGGGGCGTGAAGAAAACGAAGAATTTTACCATGGTGTTGATACTGGTGCTGGAATTACTGTTACTCGTGTTGATGGGCGTAACTTTTGCACGGGGTTGGTATCCCGCGGTGGGATATGTGGGCCTGTTCGTCGTTTTCCCGCTCGCGTGGTTCATCCAGCGGCCGTTGGCGAAGGCGTACCAGCCGGAGCATTACCATTCCATTTCCACCTGGATCAAGATCGTGATGCTGACCGGCATCCTGTCTATGGTGTTTTTTAAAATCATGTAGCATGTATTCCCGCAAACCCGTTATACTGGCCAGCCAGAGCCCCCGCCGCGCGCAACTCCTGGAGCAGGCCGGCATCCCCTTCGAAGTAAAAGTAAGCGCGGCCGACGAATCGTGGCCCGAAGGCATGCCGGTGCCCGAAGTGCCGGAGCACATCGCCCGGCAGAAAGCGAAGGCGGTGCAGGCCCATTACGGTGCAGACGATATCATTGTGGCCGCAGATACCATCGTGGTGCTGGATGGCGACGTGATCGGCAAACCGGCAGACCGGGCAGACGCCATCCATATCCTGGGCCGGTTGAGCGGCCGGGTGCATACGGTGATCACGGGCGTGGTGATCGTCCGCAACGGCGAGGAACAGGCGTTTTCACAGACCACGGAAGTGCATTTCAAACCGCTGACCACCGCGCAGATCGAGTTTTATGTAGACAACTACCAGCCTTACGATAAAGCCGGCGCCTACGCCATCCAGGAGTGGATCGGGGCCGTGGGGATCGACGGTATCAACGGCGATTTCTACAACGTGATGGGGCTGCCCATCAGCCAGGTGGCGGAACGGTTGGCGAAATTGTAATTAACCTTGCCTGACCATCACTTCGCCATGTAAACGATTTGCAACGATGATTTGATGATATTACATCCCTTACCTGATAAAAATGAAGTATAATTTCCCGAGAACTTTCGTGGCCGTGTTTGCGGCGCTGTTAGCCCTGGCGTCCTGTTCGCCCAACGACGATGTCCCGACGTTACCGGGAAACGAAAACGGCGATGACGTTTACCTGTACGGCTGGACGGAATCCGACCCTAACCAGCCCGCCGGAGAAATACGGTTGAACAAGGTGGAATACAATCCGAACCAGATAATCAGCGGGATCGTCCAGTTCGTAGATAAAACGGAAGCGGGGAAGCGATACACTTCAGAAAAGTTCATATACCTCGATAAGAAATTGGTAAAGCGCGAGTTGTACGATCAACATGATGTTCGAATTGATTACATCGACTACGAGTATAAAGACAACCGCCTTTTCCGGACAATATCTTATGGATTTGACGCAAATTCGCGGTGGTATTTGTCACACATAGATACTTTCCAGTACAATGCTTCCGGGCAATTAGCGGGCAACCTGGTATTTGTGCCGGGTGGCGACAGCTACGAAGCGGCACGTTATGTATTCGAATACAGCTGGGTCAACGGGAATGCAACGGAGATGAAACATTATCGCTGGGAGGGAGATCAGCGCATTCTGACCGGATACTTCAAATTTCTGTATGGCGGTGTCCCTAATTTCTATGGCCAGTGGTTCAAAAATAATTTGTTGGCCATGCGATATGGCGTGCCTGGTATCGATATTCATTACCTGAGCCACGATCTATGTACCGAA
Proteins encoded in this region:
- a CDS encoding Rossmann-like and DUF2520 domain-containing protein, whose product is MDIVIIGSGNVAHCFGHLMKLHGHPVKQVISRNKDNARVLAESLGAESSGDLMDIHMEADVYLLAVGDDALAQLNNDLRLGRRIVVHTAGAVPLSAIGNISTNTGVLYPLQSIRKENKSYPEIPLMLEASSDEVQKRLLALAQSISGSISIMNSEQRLQMHLAAVFCNNFTNHLIALAKFYCEQEGRDFQLLAPLIRETFQRLDKFPPESVQTGPAVRNDEKTMALHESLLVNYPSMAQIYPLLSESILQFHK
- a CDS encoding 3-deoxy-D-manno-octulosonate 8-phosphate phosphatase, which encodes MNVLEHFSRIRTFVFDVDGVLTDGTVQLLPGGELSRKMSIRDGYALQLAVKKGYRIAIISGGRSESVVSRLNGLGISDVFTGVADKVERLEAYALEHDLVWDEILFMGDDIPDYRAMQLVGLATCPADAAPEIKSISRYISPITGGAGCARDVIEKVLKLNGDWQLDEGISAR
- a CDS encoding geranylgeranylglycerol-phosphate geranylgeranyltransferase, whose product is MTLIAAFFRMIRYPNLIYIALTQLLLQFCVVAPVLQKSGLEPSLTWPHFVLLCISTLMVAAGGYIINDYFDINIDLVNKPEKMVVEKIINRRWAMAWHTMLNMAGVSIGFLVAFKIGQFYLGFIQVICTMLLWFYSTSFKRQVIIGNVVISLLTALSVVVVGFYEKQIYESFEAIMSPAGRKLIQVIGIYALFAFLLSMIREIVKDMEDMIGDSKDGCRTLPIVWGVKKTKNFTMVLILVLELLLLVLMGVTFARGWYPAVGYVGLFVVFPLAWFIQRPLAKAYQPEHYHSISTWIKIVMLTGILSMVFFKIM
- a CDS encoding Maf family protein gives rise to the protein MYSRKPVILASQSPRRAQLLEQAGIPFEVKVSAADESWPEGMPVPEVPEHIARQKAKAVQAHYGADDIIVAADTIVVLDGDVIGKPADRADAIHILGRLSGRVHTVITGVVIVRNGEEQAFSQTTEVHFKPLTTAQIEFYVDNYQPYDKAGAYAIQEWIGAVGIDGINGDFYNVMGLPISQVAERLAKL